GTGTCAAGATTCTTTACATAGACCACATGCTTGTCAGCATAGAGCTGCAGGTCCGATTGACGCCCAGCAGCCCGTCCGGGGCCAGAGACTAGAGCCATGTTGGTATTTTcagatgatcttcagcttcaaAGTTAGTGGCAAGAAGGCTGATCTTTGTATAATTTTGGTTCGTCCAGCCAGGTAACAGTGGTTAGGTAAGTATGGGGTCAGATGAGGGGTAAccacaaaaaaagaaaatcaagggaaaaaaaaagaaaagtatTGCGACGACTAGCCACGCCAGCTGTCAGATCGGTCAATTAACCAAGACTTAACGAGCGAATCATGCCGTCATTCAGGCTGTACCGCACTGTATGTATGTGTCAGAGGCACGTGTGTGCGTGTGGTGgtagaagaggagaaaaagtTTTGTGGGAGTCGAGCTGGTTTGACAGCCGGAACTCGGGTCAAGAGAAGGACCGACATCCGATAGCCGGAGATCACGTGACTTATTGCCACAGGAGGGACGAGCGTCGGCGGGGCAGGTGTTTCAGAATCTGCCCCCTGAACAGTTATGCAGCTCACCAAAATAGTACACTGGATGGAGCACGCTGGGTACGTATCAGAGTACGTACTGCGGAGTTCTGCCCGCGTACACAGTACCAGCagaagtactctgtacgtaCCTGTAATCGGGATTGATTCTCTGCCCATTTTTGGTTCTACAAGTTACCCAGGTACCAGTactttgtactctgtactatgtacaaaAATAAAGTGGCGATACCGATCAGGGGTCAAGTCAAGTTCTGcacaagtactccgtactctgtaatCTGTATGATATGCATAATTATGCGCTACTGCGATGAGAGTTTGCTCTTGACCATTTTGAGCAAAGCTCTCCCACGTGTCCTGCCATTGCTCAAGCGATTGTGTTGTTCTTATTGTCCGTCGAATCAGCATTTGGAATGATTGTAGTCCCGAAGTGAAAATTTACTGCTATTCCGGATCGGGAAAGTAAATGACGGAATTCGCCAACGAGCGTTGAGATGCATCCCCACTTGACTTTCTGTTCCTGATCCAGGGGTAGTTTGACGGTGCACAAGCCCCTCGTTAACTGTGCAGTATGGAGTACTTACGGAGTACGTAGGGGGTGAATTACTCAGTTATCCGCGGATGGCGACGTTGTCCTCGAGGTACTCCATCTGATGATAATCTTTATCTGATTcttactctgtacagtaGAGTACTCGTAGGGCGGGAAATAATGAAACACACGCACCGTTGGATAGTCACCACAGAGACCATGTAACCATGGATACAATGTCTCTGGATGAATTCAGGAACCGGCTGATCCAAGCGTTATTCCGCCCAATTCCCCGGCAACGAGAGTACTGTGCTACAGTGTACTTTAGTATCTTAATAGTAAGGAGTATTTCTTACTGCTCTGGATAGTATGCCTGGAAtgtctactccgtacagagagTTCCTCATACTCGTACCGAGAACCCTATGACTCCGCCAATTATTTCACCCAAGAAAGACTAGTGGCGAGTACGTGCGAGAACTAGTGTCAGTCTGATTCCGTACTCCTCCTCATACTCTCATTGGCGGTCGACAAGTACATCATCCCACCCACGGCTCCAGCTGCCATTCATAGTCCATGCTGGGACTGTTTATTGGCCACACAGCACTCACCGCCTCCACTCTCTGATCTTTCGGTGTACTGTTCCTGGGCGCAAAACAATGGTCATAATTGTTCGTCATAATAGACTGTACCCTGGGCAGTCACACCTGGTCAGTCATAGTTAACAGCATTAAGACATGGTTACTACTGTATTCCAGAGTACTCTTCTGGTCTGACCACACGAATCATTGGTGATCATAACCTAGCTTTCCAATATTAGAGTCACTTCAACAGGCACCATTACTTACAGAGTTCGGATCATTACATGGTTCTGCGAGCATAATTCCTACTAATAATAATACCCTATCCCAACTGGGAGcactctctttcttcctgtGATACTCAGTGTGCTCCATCTCCTGACAACTGTCCATCTTAACTATCTTTCTTGTATCATCATCAGTTGCAAAACGACATTACCCGATCGAAttactctttttctctttcttttctgtgaCGAAGGGTTAGTTGGAACGTGCCTCGTTCCACTCTCCTTTGGGAAATCCATTACCTAGAGCCCCTCTTACGCTCTGCTTTCTCTTATTTGATCTTTTCTATTTACTCTTAACCATCAATCTTTATCGTCACAAATTATTCCCTTTTTACTTTACttcattattttttttttagagTTACTCTTGTGCACTATCCATCCCAACTTCGACACCATCTCTCCTTTCGATCTCCCTGACGTCTTCAACCACCATCGCCAATTCTTCCTCCAACCTCCTCGTGGGCTTCGTCTGTCCGTTTCCTCGGACGGGTCTTTCCATTATAGCAACGATTGGCGAcgacgaaaagaaaagaaaaaaaagcaacGCAATCCAGCACGAGAATCCCATCGTCCTCGTCGCACTACGTCAACGTCCCCCCAGTAGCGACATTCACCACGCGGACGAGAAAAAGCAACCAGGACAACTGAACGAATCTGAAAAGAGGATTTCATAATAACATGAGTGCAGTCTGGTATGTTTTGATCTTAttatttttatttcttttttcttttcctttctttcataTCTATCCTTTGATCGCGTGGGGTGGCGAGCAGAGCTATAGTGGTCGTGCTGGTGCTGCGAACTCTCCATTGCTCGTTGAAACCACCACGGTGGAAACCCCCAGCAAGGggatcttcttttttctttgcagCAATGGAATCCATCAAGTGCCAGCTTTATATTTATAGCCCTCCATTGTTTCATTCAAAGCCCCTACGTTGCTCTATCCCCCATTCGCGTCGCTCTCCTTGCGGTGGGCACCCTTTTGcgtcttctttctcttctttcggCCTTCCACACTCCCACCTCCCTCCTGCCTGCGTACCAGCACGGTCCTTTGTCTCGAGCCATTTTTTCCACTGACAAAAGCCATGTCGCTGATTTCAGATCCGACCCCATCAGAACTCTTGTCTTGTATTGCGCCCCCCAACATCGCGTCCTCCGTCCGCTCCAAACCCAGCCGCCGACGACTTCGCCAAACACAGAACCAGAAACAGACACACCCTTGGGAAGCGAAATAGGAATTGGAAAAGGCTGGTTTCCTTCCAATTCTTTCTTTCAACGTTGGGaggcagaaaagaaaaaacacaACAATATTCGTCATCTTGCGGGACTTGTGAGAAACAGGCAACTAGTCCGGTAAAAAATCAAGACAACAATATATGCCTCAGGGGCTTATACATAAGAGTAAGGCCCCATATTTGGATTCATTTCATTGTGGATGGGTCAGGCAATATCTCTTAAACGGCGAGAGGATCTGTCAATCCTCTCGTCATCCGGAGTACATGTCCCATTTCGTCTTCGCCCTCTTCCCCCCTTATTCTCACTTTTTCCGAGCATATTGTAATATGTCTCGCATGAACGGTTGGCTAACTCGCTCCTCTTGCCTTAAGAAAACGGCCTATCGTGTTCCTCTTTTGAAGGCTTAAATCATTATTCCGGTGCCCTGAGATATCATCCTTCAATTCACTCGTCGCCGCAATACCCCCTTAACGGTCCGTACTAGGCAAACGTCCacatccaccaccgccatTGCGAGACCCACGATCTTCCCTCTCACTCACCAGTCAAAATGCCGTCGCGACACTCGGCCGTTCCTAATTTAGATCTAAGCTCTTTCTCCCTGCAGACGAATTTGAAGATCTCGTCTCCACTGTCACCGGGTGGCCAAAGCTCCGAGGGGCCGAGTCCCCTGACACCCCGTTCCCCTAAATCTTCATCGAGTTCGCCATTCTTCAAGGGGACCACGATCCGTCCTGTCACCCAAGATTCCAATACCAAGTCCACTAGTCCAACGATTCCACACTCCCCTAGTTCCTATACTGCCGAACCACCTGCCACGCCAGGTGTTACGGCCATTCCCCAATACCCACCTTCCCCCAAGGATACTCCGCGCCATAACCGCGACCAGTCCCGGTCGTTTTTTGCCAATCTTAAGGCCCCTAAGTCGTCCCACCGGGCCCAACGGTCTGACAGCTCCAATACCTCGAGTGATAAGCCCAAGAGCCGGGGGAGCTCGACGGATCGCAAGACTCCCATTTCATCCAAACAGTCTGAATCATCTCCTGATCTGTTGGGTGCCGTTGCCCAACCAGAAGAAAGTAGGTTTCCATGCTCAAGGTCCGAGCGCGCCAGACGGCTAACTAACTTGATCGATAGACACGGACAATTCAGACGACAAGAACTCGCAATTGGGTATCAAGAAGGTAGGCTCGACTACCGAACCGGGCGTGAAGAAGAATAAACCCCGTTTTGCGAACCTCCTGTCGCGATCCCGTTCGATCAGACTGGACGACTCGTCCGCCAACCGGCTTGCCAACAGACGCCCTTCCACGAGCTTCATGAGACTCGAAGATACCGCCAAGCGGGAGTTCCAAGAACCCCCGAGATCTGCGACATTTCGGCCCGAGCGCCCGGTCAAAACTACCGGAAATCAGATGGCTCGCAACTATACTGCGCAATCCCCTGTGGATTTTGGCAACAGCGCTGCTCGAAACAAAAACCTCGGTGGTGCAATGGTTCCATCCGCGTCGTTAAGCCAGGTGTCAGGTGCCTCAGCTGCGTTGTTTAACAACATCAAGCAGTCCTCCACTGGTGCTGCGGACCGTATCGGCAAGGCCGGCAAGGGATTCTTCGGCAAGATTACGAGGAGTGGCAGCACCAACGAGCGCGAGTTGATTAACGATGACAATTACGTCTGCTCAGTCATCAATATGCCTATTATTGAACAGGCCCGACGCACCAGAATCTCGAAGCGACTCGAAGATTGCAAAGATAAAACGGAGTTTTGGATGCCCGCTTTGCCATACCGCTGCGTGGAGTAAGTTTGCCGCTAACTTACTGTCAGACATCTTACTAATGAACTTTATAGTTACCTTAACTTTAAAGGctgtgaagaagaaggactcTATCGTGTGCCTGGTAGTGGAAAGGAAGTGAAACACTGGCAGAGACGCTTTGATACCGGTGAGTCTGATTGTCAACTTTCCGGTTTTGCTGTTGCTAACATGTTTCAGAACTCGACATCGATCTCTTCGAGGAACCCGATCTGTACGATATCAACACTATCGGTTCATTGTTCAAGGCATGGCTTCGCGAATTACCCGACGAGTTATTCCCAAAGGAGACGCAAGCCATGATCGCTGAAAAATGCGAGGGAGCAACGACCGCTCCGCAACTGTTAAAGGACGAACTCTCGAAGCTGCCACCCTACAACTACTACCTTCTCTTCGCCATCACCTGTCAtctcaacctcctccacTCCTACGTTGACCAAAACAAGATGGACTACCGCAATCTTTGCATATGCTTCCAGCCATGCATGAAGATTGATGCCTATTGCTTCCACTTCCTGGTCTGTGACTGGAAGAATTGTTGGCAGGGATGCTGGACGGAGAAAGAATATCTCCAGATTGAAAAAGAGATGGATGAGAAAGAGCAGGCGGCCGCACAGGCCGAAGCTGAATCGGAATCGCAGCATCCGAACGAGAGAGCCATCTCGTCCTCCGGTAGCAGCCAACCAGCCGCAGAAGAGGAATCGCAACGTCCTCCCTCTCGTCCCGAGACATCCAGGGGCCGTAAACAGAGGCCAAAGGATATCAATACCGGTGCTAGTGCCACCAGCAGCCACACCAGGAGTATTTCCCAACTACCCGAGCTTGGGCCACCGCTTTCTCCGATCCGAATTTAAACGACACTCGCTTGCCATATTGGCTGACAGGACATAGTCCTGacgattttcttttcccgtCGATACCTCGTTCTCCCTCATCAAATTGCGTCGTGAACCATTTCTCATCTGATTTGTACTTGATTACTTTTTGGAAAAAGGCTGGCCTACCTTGAAGCTCTCGTTCCTCTTTAATTGTGCTTGGCGCCAGCGGAAGATATCCAAAATTGCGTTCGTCTGTACTTTGTATATCCAACGTTTCCGAATCTCCTCTTTTTGGTTTTGGTTCTCGATATCGATTGCGCTACATGATTTATCggttctctttttttttttttttttcactgtCCATACCCATGTcgattttttttcccctgATTGTTGGTTTTCTGCTTGCTGTCATGGTTTCTGCTACATTGCCATTTTGAAGTGCATGCCTGGCGCCCTTGGAGTCGGTTTGTATCTTTTACCTTTCTATCTTGTCTGTGTAACTCTTTCTCATTTACTATTGTTTATGGCTTTGGTGATAGGATGGCAATCTGCTTTATTTGGTTCCTGCTTTtatatggtcgtatgtattTCTCTTTATCTTTTTCAGTCGCACTGGTCTTGCAGCTATGTTTCTTTTGTTTATGCACCCTTCTAGATTGGCTCTGGGTGCGATATTGTATGATAGGCGAGCCCAATTCAGTCGAGAATGACAGTAATTTGCTTGGCTTGAGTGTTGTTCTAGGTGTCCAAAATAATGGAAAAGTAAATCACAGCTTTTTTGATTCGTCTCAATGGCAGTATGTATAGTTCAACATAGCACAAACAAGAACCATCGACTCCAACCCAACGCCAGATAGtccaacaacaagaagaaagaaaaagaccaACCAAACAGTATTAACCACTTCAGTTACCACCCTTTctcgccttcttctcattcGACCGCATCTTCCTCTCATTCCTCCGTATCCTATCCTTCCGCTCAGCCCTCGACATCCCCCGCACAGAGCTCCCCTTCGCAGCcgcatcctcctccttcttccaaTCTTTCTCATCAACCTCCACCAAccaatcatcatcattcttGTTCTTCCCCTTATATCCCCATCTAGGTACCCACTCGCCCTTCTCCTCGTCATACACCAGCTTCTTACGCCGCTCCTTGTCCGCAAGCGCAGCGCCGGGCTTCGTACTGTACTTCCCGATGCCCTTCTTGCGCGCGAAGAGTTCCCATTTCGTCGGGGGCTTGGGCGTGGGCAGAGGCTTGTGCCGGGGGAGCGCGGTGGCGGGCGGTGGGAGGGTGAGCAGCACACCCTGTTGCGGCGAGGAGGTGATGGGGCAGGTGGTTATGAGTTGGTTGAGGAGGGATTGGACGCCGTCGCGGGCGATGGACTTGAGAGAGGTGTTGAGGGGTTGATCGCGGGGGAGTTCGAGGGGGTTGGGGTCATTGGCAAGCAGGTGGCCCAGGTCGAATGTGTAGGGGGTTGGTTTGGAGACGGTGACGGGGCTTTTCACGGTGTTAGTTTGCTTGATGCTTAGCTGTTTTGGATGAAAAAGAACGTACAGTCTCTCAGGCTTCGAGTCGGCTCCCGCTGTAGGGGTGTTTGCCATTTCGACTTCCGTCATTTTGATTGTTGCGCTGGTTTTCGCAAACAAAGCGCAGGCCAAAAAGGTGATGTTGGTGACGGAAGTTGTATGCGAAAAAATTGGTTCTAGATAAATTTTGGACCGCCGCTTTAGCGCGGTGTCGGAACCGGCGCTTAAGGGCGGCCGCCACACTATTCCCGTTTCAGTAACAGAAATAATCTGCTGTGCTCCGATTCCCCAAGTTCACATCTTCCATCAAAAAAACTACCTTATTACCCCCACCAACTCTGCCCAATTCGCAGCAGCTTGCTTGACAGTAAACCACTGGCCCGCGCCGGTGCCTTGCAGTCAGACAATGGCTTCTGCTTTCTGCCGAGGCTGCCTCTCGCGGCTCCCTCGAGCAAGTTTCCTACCTCCGCCGCCTACCGTCCCCcgaaccaccaccaccgcaaccgcagcagcagcaacagccggATTCCACACATCTGCCGTGCACTATGCCAACCCAACAAAAAAGAGCAACAGCATGGACAGCGGGCCCAAATACCGCCAGGCCAAATCCGccaagatgaagaggaagaagccgGTCGAGCGGACCCGTCCCCCGCCCATTGGCGAGCGCAAGGCCCTCCGGAATCGCATCGTGCTGGGCAACCCCAATGCTCTGGAGCCGGCAGATATGCAGAACCTTTCTGTTGAGAATATGGGGGACCCGCGCGTGCGTGGGACGGTCGTTGGCCTGCCTGTGTCGATGCTGGAGCAGTTGCGGTCCGTTCATGCGTTTAAAAAAAGTCAGCGGTGGGGGTTATTCCGTCGTCCAGCGACTTTTATGAGGAAGGAGGCGTTGGAGATGGGACGGTTGTTTGAGAAGATCTCGGGTGAGGAGCATGGTAAGGTTGTTAAGAAGGTTATTACTGGTAAGGTGGGGTCGGGGAAGTCGGTATTTTTGACGCaggctatggctatgggtTTTCTCAAGAATTGGGTTGTTCTCACTGTTCCTGAGAGTGAGTTCTTTTCCTACTTCTTTGGTGATATATAAGCTGACTGGTTTAGCCCAGGAATTGGTCAACGCGCATACTGGTTACGCGCCACTTAATGACACCAACCCCGGCCTCTACGTCCAGAACCAAGCCACTTCGCAGTTACTGCAGCGCACGTTCAAGGCCAATGAGAAGGTCCTGTCCGGCCtgaaggtttcccagcaaCACCCTGCGCTGAAGTCGCTCGTCAAGCCCGGCATGACTCTGGCACAGCTCACCGGCCTCGGTATCAAGGACCAAGCCGTCGCCTGGCCCGTCTTCCAGGCCTTGTGGGCCGAACTCACCAGCACGAGTGCGCCTCGTCCCCCGATCCTCGTCACCGTGGACGGCCTCTCGCACTGGATGCAGAACTCCGAGTACCGCACCGCCGACTTCAAGCCCATCCACGCCCACGACCTCGTCTTCGTGCGCCACTTCCTCTCGCTGCTCAAACCCGGTGCCAACGGCAAGTCCACCCTCCCCAATGGCGGCCTCCTCCTTTACGCCACCTCTGGCTCCAACAGCCCGCGCATCTACTCCTTCGACGTCGCCCTCAAGCAGCTCGAAGCCACCACCTTGGGCGTCAATCCTAAGAGCCCAGAATTCCCGCAGGCAGATGCTTACCAGAACCCGGACCTGCGCGTCATCGAGGCCTTCGCCGCCCCGCAGCCCGCCTCGGATAAGGAGGGTAAATTGGAACTGCAGCCGCTGTCTGGTCTCACGCGCGAGGACACCGTGGGGTACATGGAGTTCTGGGCGAAGAGCGGTCTTATTCGCCAGGTTATGGATTTCCAGTGGGTGTCGCAGCTGTGGACCAAGTCTTCTGGTGGTATTATTGGGGAGTTGCTCCGTCTTGGGAGCCGACTTAGGGTACCTCAGCGTACTTGATTGGTTTTATGGGTCTTCTTGTCGTATGAGTATGGGATGGAGAGCTGACGTCGGACGGTTAGATGGCCTGTGATGAAGATCTGTATTCTACTTATGTTTTCAGTgtgatttcttttcttgttgatTTGTATGGATAATGGAATCAAAAAATTTGTATGTTCATGGATAATCGTACTCTATACTAGTGTGTATAGCATTATTCTGCGAGCAACTCTGGATTACCTTGTTCTTAGGCTGGAAAAGACGTGCTTCGTGGCTGAGTAGCGCCGGAATAAAGACGACCCTGGTGGATTGTAGGGCTTATCTATTACAGCCTCCTCGTGTGCCCCATGCAGATCACGGATTCTACAAACACATAGCGATTGTTCGATCGCAGCATGCACTGCCCAAAAATGGATACGGCGCAGCAAGGCACCCACGATATGGGGGACTAAGATATTAATCTTCTCTTTACCCGGAATCTCCCTGTACTTCATCACTGATTTCTCAAATTCTACCAAAATGGCTGACTCTCTCTCTATCGCCACGTGTGCCATCTACGCCGTCCTGTTTTTTCCGGTTTTGTATCTGCTTGTCAGACATGCACGCTTTGGCTTGGCTGGATGGCTTTTGTTGTTGATCTTCTGTATCATCCGGATTGTTGGTGGTGCTTTGGAGATAAGCCATACTGGCACTGCTGCCGGCATTATCTCCAGCGTGGGACTTTCGCCTCTGCTGTTGGCAACGAATGGCATCCTGCATGAATCGTGAGTGCAGACATATCTAGCCGGAACCTGAAGATCAATTTGGCTAACCCAGACTGAAAATAGGAGAATATACCACATCCGCACTGTAGGCTGGAAAGTCCCTGCAATCTTCGAATTCCTCGTGCATGGTCTGGTGGCTGCTGGGGTCGTCCTTACGGCCATTGGGTCCTCAAAACTCCAGAGCCTTGACGGGTCAATCGACAGTGCTGAGAAGATGGTCAAGGTGGGTATTGCTCTCTTGACTGCTGCATGGGGGATACTGGTTGTGCTGGCTGGACTGTCTTTTGCCGCGTCACGGACAAATTATGATGCCATCGTCCGCGCAGGGACAATTGTGAGTTTCCGTTCACTAAACCTCTGCATCAAGTATAGTTTTCAAACTAACAGCTCCCCAAAACCAGCTGCTCTACTCCGCCTGTCTCGCCCTCATCTTCAGCGGTATCCGCGTCCTCTACACTCTTGTCGTTCTGTGCACACAGAAGGGATCTTTCATCCTGGATTACGATACCCTTGCACTCCGCGTTGTGCTCAGCTTCCTGCCCGAGGTGATCGCGGTGATCATCTACATCTGCGCAGGTATTATGACCCAGTCGGCAGCGAGCAAGCTGGCTAATTATGAGCCGGAAGATTTGTCGGGGCGGAGACATTTTACTACGTCTCGTGCGTGAAGGAACGTGCGTGAAGCAACGAATCTTATGTGTGCTATGTTTTTGTTATGCAACGCTGTGATTTGGTAATAAATACCCATTTGAGTTTATACAAAGAGCTATGGCGTTTTGAAGCTTGGTCTTCTTGGGTCGAGACTGGGATCACAGCCTTGTCCGAGCAAATGGCAACATTATTCGCCTTCCGATGGCTATTGCTATAGTGGGAGCACTTTCATCAATCGTACTTTCTCCACTTGCCCTTGTAGGGATGGCACGTCCTGAAAAGACTAGTCAATGAATGAGAGTAAAAGGAACAGGATGAATAGGGTGGGATAGACAGGGATATATGTTTCGACTATTTAATTATGTCTTTTGTGACATATCCAGTGGCAGCTTGCACTTTCAAGAACTACCGTCTTCTCACTATCACGACCGCCCCCCtctgtcccattcccataGAATTGATACAAAAATAAACAACAAAAAATGACAGATTTCGTGAGTCCCTGCAGGTCCAACTATGAGTGTCAGCCAAGATATCGTGGAGGTGATACTCCAATGTCCAAATTTTTCTGGTTGCCAGAATGTAAGCCAGATTCAAGGATAGTAATATCCACCTCTTCCTTAAGAGCACCTGAACTAGCCATGAAAGTTTTGGTAGACTCTCTTTTCACTCCTGTCGTTACGCTTACTGGCCTGGTCCCTGTCTAGGGGTATCGTGATGATACTCTTCACCCGATACCGATTAAGACCAGGAGGACAGACTGGCCCATGGGCACCAGCATTAACCTTATCGTGGATGGCTCTGCTGTATGCTTGAAAATTGGCATCGACCTAAGGCGAAAAAGAATGCACGTTTCTGGATTCGTTAACCACTGGTAGTGTCTCCAAGGGATCAAACAATGCCTGACGATTCTTTCTCTTGACACCCTTTTCAAACTCGACCATCCAAGCCACATCGACCTCACTTATCAGGTTGTGTATGATATTCGCATAGTGCCAACTCTTGCACCTTCCGAGGAAGAAATGCTTGCAATTGGAAATGAAACTGGC
This region of Aspergillus chevalieri M1 DNA, chromosome 4, nearly complete sequence genomic DNA includes:
- the RSM23 gene encoding mitochondrial 37S ribosomal protein mS29 (BUSCO:EOG092625U6;~COG:J;~EggNog:ENOG410PHXU;~InterPro:IPR019368;~PFAM:PF10236): MASAFCRGCLSRLPRASFLPPPPTVPRTTTTATAAAATAGFHTSAVHYANPTKKSNSMDSGPKYRQAKSAKMKRKKPVERTRPPPIGERKALRNRIVLGNPNALEPADMQNLSVENMGDPRVRGTVVGLPVSMLEQLRSVHAFKKSQRWGLFRRPATFMRKEALEMGRLFEKISGEEHGKVVKKVITGKVGSGKSVFLTQAMAMGFLKNWVVLTVPETQELVNAHTGYAPLNDTNPGLYVQNQATSQLLQRTFKANEKVLSGLKVSQQHPALKSLVKPGMTLAQLTGLGIKDQAVAWPVFQALWAELTSTSAPRPPILVTVDGLSHWMQNSEYRTADFKPIHAHDLVFVRHFLSLLKPGANGKSTLPNGGLLLYATSGSNSPRIYSFDVALKQLEATTLGVNPKSPEFPQADAYQNPDLRVIEAFAAPQPASDKEGKLELQPLSGLTREDTVGYMEFWAKSGLIRQVMDFQWVSQLWTKSSGGIIGELLRLGSRLRVPQRT
- a CDS encoding putative Rho GTPase activator (Bem2) (COG:T;~EggNog:ENOG410QDGC;~InterPro:IPR000198,IPR008936;~PFAM:PF00620;~TransMembrane:1 (o494-513i);~go_process: GO:0007165 - signal transduction [Evidence IEA]) yields the protein MPSRHSAVPNLDLSSFSLQTNLKISSPLSPGGQSSEGPSPLTPRSPKSSSSSPFFKGTTIRPVTQDSNTKSTSPTIPHSPSSYTAEPPATPGVTAIPQYPPSPKDTPRHNRDQSRSFFANLKAPKSSHRAQRSDSSNTSSDKPKSRGSSTDRKTPISSKQSESSPDLLGAVAQPEENTDNSDDKNSQLGIKKVGSTTEPGVKKNKPRFANLLSRSRSIRLDDSSANRLANRRPSTSFMRLEDTAKREFQEPPRSATFRPERPVKTTGNQMARNYTAQSPVDFGNSAARNKNLGGAMVPSASLSQVSGASAALFNNIKQSSTGAADRIGKAGKGFFGKITRSGSTNERELINDDNYVCSVINMPIIEQARRTRISKRLEDCKDKTEFWMPALPYRCVDYLNFKGCEEEGLYRVPGSGKEVKHWQRRFDTELDIDLFEEPDLYDINTIGSLFKAWLRELPDELFPKETQAMIAEKCEGATTAPQLLKDELSKLPPYNYYLLFAITCHLNLLHSYVDQNKMDYRNLCICFQPCMKIDAYCFHFLVCDWKNCWQGCWTEKEYLQIEKEMDEKEQAAAQAEAESESQHPNERAISSSGSSQPAAEEESQRPPSRPETSRGRKQRPKDINTGASATSSHTRSISQLPELGPPLSPIRI
- the RRS1 gene encoding ribosome biogenesis protein RRS1 (COG:J;~EggNog:ENOG410PNYS;~InterPro:IPR007023;~PFAM:PF04939;~go_component: GO:0005634 - nucleus [Evidence IEA];~go_process: GO:0042254 - ribosome biogenesis [Evidence IEA]), with translation MTEVEMANTPTAGADSKPERLPVTVSKPTPYTFDLGHLLANDPNPLELPRDQPLNTSLKSIARDGVQSLLNQLITTCPITSSPQQGVLLTLPPPATALPRHKPLPTPKPPTKWELFARKKGIGKYSTKPGAALADKERRKKLVYDEEKGEWVPRWGYKGKNKNDDDWLVEVDEKDWKKEEDAAAKGSSVRGMSRAERKDRIRRNERKMRSNEKKARKGGN
- a CDS encoding uncharacterized protein (COG:S;~EggNog:ENOG410PX83;~TransMembrane:7 (o6-25i32-51o57-75i96-116o136-158i165-189o209-230i)); the protein is MADSLSIATCAIYAVLFFPVLYLLVRHARFGLAGWLLLLIFCIIRIVGGALEISHTGTAAGIISSVGLSPLLLATNGILHESRIYHIRTVGWKVPAIFEFLVHGLVAAGVVLTAIGSSKLQSLDGSIDSAEKMVKVGIALLTAAWGILVVLAGLSFAASRTNYDAIVRAGTILLYSACLALIFSGIRVLYTLVVLCTQKGSFILDYDTLALRVVLSFLPEVIAVIIYICAGIMTQSAASKLANYEPEDLSGRRHFTTSRA